The proteins below are encoded in one region of Ricinus communis isolate WT05 ecotype wild-type chromosome 6, ASM1957865v1, whole genome shotgun sequence:
- the LOC8261655 gene encoding protein INVOLVED IN DE NOVO 2, with translation MGSSVDHSSDEDTDMSESELDEYEAQCYEELKNGTHHVKISDETFTCPYCPKKRKREYLYRDLLQHASGVGRSASKKRSTKEKANHLALVKYLEKDIADLGSPSKPKGESDPLDSCNHDEKIVWPWTGIVINIPTTKAPDGRFVGASGSKFRDELISRGFNPTRVHPLWNYRGHSGSAVVEFHKDWPGLHNALSFEKAYEADHHGKKDYFTTGEKSGVYCWVARADDYKADNIIGDHLRKTGDLKTISEIMEEEARKQDKLISNLNNIIEIKNKHIQEMQDKFSETSVSLNKLMEEKDRLLQAYNEEIRKIQMSAREHFQKIFNDHEKLKLQVDSQKRELEMRGSELEKREAKNENDRRKLSEEIEKNAIRNSSLQLAAFEQQKADENVLKLAEDQKRQKEELHNRIIQLQKQLDAKQALELEIERLRGTLNVMKHMGDDGDVEVLQKMETIIQNLREKEGELEDLETLNQALIVSERKSNDELQEARKELINGLKEISNRAQIGVKRMGELDSKPFLEAMKRKYTEEEAEVRASELCSLWVEYLKDPGWHPFKVAMVDGKNKEVIDDKDEKLNGLKDELGDEVYKAVTDAVKEINDYNPSGRYITSELWNYKEEKKATLKEGVSFLLKQWQIAKRRRLQ, from the exons ATGGGAAGTTCAGTGGATCATAGTTCAGATGAGGACACAGATATGAGTGAATCTGAATTGGATGAGTATGAAGCTCAATGTTATGAGGAGCTGAAGAATGGAACTCACCATGTGAAAATTTCAGATGAGACTTTTACTTGTCCCTACTGCCctaagaagagaaagagagagtaCCTATACAGGGATCTACTCCAACATGCTTCTGGGGTGGGACGAAGTGCGTCAAAGAAAAGATCTACTAAGGAAAAGGCAAATCACCTGGCACTGGTTAAGTACTTGGAGAAAGATATAGCAGATTTAGGGAGCCCATCAAAACCAAAGGGTGAGAGTGACCCCCTTGACAGCTGCAATCATGATGAGAAGATTGTGTGGCCCTGGACAGGCATTGTGATTAATATTCCAACTACGAAGGCACCAGACGGGCGATTCGTAGGAGCAAGTGGATCCAAATTTAGGGATGAGTTGATCAGTCGAGGATTTAATCCCACAAGGGTACATCCCCTATGGAATTATCGAGGTCATTCGGGAAGTGCTGTTGTGGAATTCCACAAGGATTGGCCTGGTTTACATAATGCCCTATCATTTGAGAAGGCCTATGAGGCAGACCATCATGggaaaaaagattattttacaACAGGAGAAAAATCTGGAGTTTATTGTTGGGTGGCACGCGCTGATGATTATAAGGCAGATAATATTATTGGAGATCACCTAAGAAAGACTGGAGACCTTAAAACAATCTCTGAAATTATGGAGGAAGAAGCACGAAAGCAGGACAAACTCATATCAAATTTGAACAACATAATCGAGATAAAAAATAAGCACATACAGGAGATGCAAGATAAGTTTAGCGAGACTTCTGTCTCCCTCAACAAGTTGATGGAAGAGAAAGATAGGCTTCTTCAAGCGTACAATGAAG agATTAGAAAAATACAAATGAGTGCTAGGGAGCACTTTCAGAAGATATTTAATGACCACGAAAAGCTTAAGTTGCAAGTAGATTCTCAGAAAAGAGAGCTTGAGATGCGTGGATCAGAATTAGAAAAACGTGAGGCCAAGAATGAAAATGACAGAAGGAAGCTCTCTGAAGAGATAGAAAAG AATGCAATCAGAAATAGCTCACTTCAGCTGGCTGCTTTCGAGCAACAAAAGGCTGATGAGAATGTGTTAAAATTGGCAGAAGATCAGAAG aGGCAAAAGGAGGAACTTCACAACCGAATTATTCAACTTCAAAAACAGCTGGATGCCAAACAAGCTCTAGAGCTGGAAATTGAGAGACTTAGAGGCACATTAAATGTAATGAAACACATGGGAGATGATGGAGATGTAGAAGTTCTGCAAAAGATGGAGACAATAATTcagaatttgagagaaaaagaaggagaaCTTGAGGACTTAGAAACACTTAACCAGGCTCTTATTGTAAGTGAGCGCAAGAGCAATGATGAACTGCAGGAAGCCcgaaaagaattaattaat GGGCTGAAAGAAATATCAAACCGTGCTCAAATTGGTGTTAAGAGGATGGGAGAACTTGACAGTAAACCATTCCTTGAAGCAATGAAGAGAAAGTACACCGAGGAAGAAGCAGAAGTTCGAGCTTCAGAACTTTGCTCATTGTGGGTGGAATATCTTAAAGATCCAGGCTGGCATCCTTTCAAAGTTGCTATGGTTGATGGAAAAAATAAG GAAGTTATTGATGATAAGGATGAAAAATTGAATGGTCTTAAAGATGAATTGGGGGATGAAGTTTACAAGGCTGTGACTGATGCCGTGAAAGAGATAAATGATTACAATCCCAGCGGAAGGTATATTACTTCAGAGTTATGGAACtataaagaagagaagaaggcGACCTTGAAAGAGGGAGTCTCGTTTTTATTGAAGCAATGGCAAATTGCTAAGCGCAGGAGACTACAATGA